One Rhea pennata isolate bPtePen1 chromosome 3, bPtePen1.pri, whole genome shotgun sequence DNA segment encodes these proteins:
- the SRP9 gene encoding signal recognition particle 9 kDa protein, protein MPHYQTWEEFTRAAEKLYLADPMKVRVVLKYRHCDGNLCIKVTDDVACLLYRTDQAQDVKKIEKFHSQLMRLMVAKESRSAAMETD, encoded by the exons ATGCCGCACTACCAGACCTGGGAGGAGTTCACGCGCGCCGCCGAGAAGCTCTACCTCGCCGACCCCATGAAG GTGCGAGTTGTTCTCAAATATCGTCACTGTGATGGGAACCTCTGTATCAAAGTAACGGATGATGTAGCC TGTTTGCTGTATAGAACAGACCAGGCTCAAGATGTAAAGAAGATTGAGAAATTCCACAGTCAGCTAATGCGACTCATGGTGGCTAAGGAATCCCGCAGTGCTGCCATGGAAACAGACTGA